aagcgaggctggagcagtgcctgcaagaggacgcggcggcgcacctaGCCATAGCAGCCGCACGGGAGGCGGGGGAGAAGCAGACGATGGAGCGATGCAACGACGGTGCCGACCCGTCCGGAAGCAAGTAGTTTAGTCTGCTAGATCTACgttgtatagtttttatgcatttaAATGTACTACTTTTTATACTTTTAAATGCATTGCAAATCTAAAAATAAATTGTCAGGTGGGAACACACCCAGATGCAAACGGACGCGTGGACAACATATGTCCACAAAACAACATAAACGGACTATCGCGACTACTTTTAGGCACGCATTTTCGTCCCGTTGGAGATGACCTGAGGGAAATGAACTGCAGTCTCCGTTGGATCGGACTCTGGGTCCAACAGCCCGCTCGTCGCCCGACACATCGGCCTCCACTCGGTCGACTCGGACAGACCTGCTCGCCGCTCGCCGCTCGCCGCTCGCCGCTCGCCGCTCGCCGCTTGCCGCCTTCTCACGGACAGCTCAAAAGACCGAGCAAACACGTACGGGCTCAACCTACCTTCCAGTTCCATTTATAATAGTGAGGCCTTCCAGAGATCATTAATCTGCGGGGAGCTGAAGTTCGTATTGAGGTATGCTTGACATTTACTTCTTGTTCCATATGAGTTccatttttggattttttttgctGCATTAATCTGCACGAACTACTTAAAATTTAGACTAGAAATGACCAAAAATAATGTACACCATCTACATTTGAATTGCTTGAGGAGTACGTATTTCTTCATACTCTACTAATTATCTTTATGTTTTCCCAGTGTCAATCCGGTAAAGACGTGGACATGAGTGTTCTCGTCGCTTTGTTGGTCGTAACAGTTTTTTCCATCATCCCTGCACTAGTATCCAAGATTTCAAATAGAAGAGTGCATACCTCTGACTCCTCACCGCCTCGTCCACCCGTGGTGAAGGGAACTGATCTCCTAAAGATCTTCCCTTCTCTGTGTAGAAAGGATCCCGAAGCTATACTTGCATATCTGTATAACAAGTTTGGCAGTGTTTTCACAGTACGATTTCTTTGGAAACGAATAACCTTCTTGGTTGGACACGAGGTCTCTGTTCCTTTCTTTCATGCTTTGGATTCAGAGATTTCCCAAGGAAATTTCAGTGAGTTCACTGTGCCAATGTTTGGCAAAGGACATGGCTATGCCGTAGATCAGGCTACCCGAGCGGAGCAGTCTCGCTTCGTCATGGATTCTCTGCGCCCAGCGCAGCTGAGGAGCTATGTTGATCCCATGCTCCGGGAAGTGGAGGTAATTGGACTGTCATCATGTGTAGTATCTACTCTACATACTGTACTTCTTTGAGATGCAACTGAAATACACATTCATGTGATATTCTACAGGAGTACTTTGCGAAGTGGGGAGACGAGGGTGTCGTGGATCTGAAACATGAGTTCACGCAGGTACTCATGCTGATTGCAAGTCGATGCCTACTTGGAAGCGAGGTACGAGATAAGATATTTGGTGAGTTCTACGCATTGTTTGCGGATATTGAAGGAGGGGTGAACGTGGTCAGTTTCTTGTTCCCCTATATTCCGGTTCCAGTAAACAATCGACGGGACAGAGCACAAGCCAAGCTTGCAGAGATATTATGCGCAATTGTGAGGTCAAGAAAGAGCTGCAACCGCGTCGAGGACGATATGCTCCAGAGACTGATAGATTCCCGCTATAGAGACGGCCGTCCAACAACTGAAGGAGAGGTCTCCGGGATGATCATCGGACTCTTATTTGCTGGAAAGCACACCAGTGCAATTGCATCCTCCTGGACCGGAGCTTGCCTTTTGACCCACCCAAACTCCTTGCGTGCTGCACTAGAGGAGCAGAAGCAGGTAATGAGGAAATATAAGGACGGTAAGGTAGACTGGAATGCCTTGTCGGATATGGAGATACTGCATAGCTGCATCAAAGAGGCGGGACGGATGTATCCAGCAGCGCCATTGTTGCTTCGCAAGGCACTGCAGAGCTTCATTGTGCAGACAAAAGAGGGAAATGAATATGATATCCCCGCAGGTGACACCTTAGCACATCCTGTAATTCTAACAAGCAAGCTGTCACACGTTTACAAGGACCCCGAGATGTTTGATCCAGATCGGTTTCGTTATGGAAGAGAAGAGGATAAAGTTGGGGGTAGACACTCTTACACAGTTTTTGGTGGTGGGAGGCATGCTTGCGCCGGCGAGGCCTATGGTTTCATGCAAATTAAAATTATATGGAGCCATTTGCTGAGAAATTTTGAGCTTAAACTGACTTCTTCTTTTCCCAAGAAAGACTGGAGCAAGTTTGTAGTAGAGCCTAAATGCAAAATAATGGTAAGTTATAAGAGATGCCGTATGTAACTAGCTCAGATGTGTCCGTCTAGCAGCATCTATTTGCCTGGATGTATCTTTCTTTGTGTAGTTGTCATATTAAGGCTTCGTTTTTTTTCCGCAATGTAGTGGTTTACTTCCACTTCAACCACTCTTTATTCAAATGTTTGGCTTGGTCAGCCTGGTATGTACTATACTaataactagatgataccccgcgcgttgctgcgggatGTTTTTAGTGATATATTGGATAAGAATTTATATATTTAGCTTTATGAAAGCTTTGATAAGAAGCGCATATATTTATTTGATATGTAATAAGCTTATTACATGATCTGATTAGTTGATAAGTGCATTGGAAACTATGCATTGTCTTTCTATAAAGTTTTATCATCGAAAAGGATAGCCATGACATATCTCTTTACATTTTTTATGTGTTTGATTGGGAAGAACGTCTGATCAGATCCTAATAGGCTTGTGAAGGTTCCCCTTCATTCCCTTCTTCTAGAGTTAGATGTAGGGGTCGTCTCATGTCCTTGAGTTTTTGTATTGCTTCCGTAAACATCTTGTTGGCTTCCATGTGTCGATTAGTTGAAGATGGAAGTACACACGCGGTGATTCTCAATTGTGTCCTGAAAGATAGAAAGAAATTTACATGAATGTAGCAATGTGAATATAAACAAAAATGTAACGGTGAGCAGTACATGTTTTTGCCTCCTTGTTGCTCCATGTACGAATTATGGGAGAAGCGTGTGTGTTCATAGTTGTATTTGTATTTAGATATGGAAGAATGACTTGCACCCATTACATGGTATTGTATTGCCTAATATGGTATTATAACTTTAGCACCCATTGAAGTAATTGCAAACATGGTATTGTATTGCCGAATATGATCAAAGAAGTGCTTTGAAACTGAGCTGTTCTGTGAGGTCAATAAATCCAAAATAGGTCTATAAAGAAGTGCCCATTGGTAAGATAGTTCCTGAAATGTTTATTTACTTATTTTATTGACCAAAAAGCTGAATGCGAGGTACACTAATGTGAACATAAGAAGGGCTTACTGTTGTGGGTAATGGTTAAATTTTTTGTTTCCAGATCTGATGCAGATGATTCCTGATTTAATCGCCCATGTACAAAACATTTTGTACATGTTGTAGTGTGATGATATGAAGCACATGAAAAGTTAATAAGTTGACACAAATGTCGATCAGTGTAATAGATATATTGACCTTGACTTATCTCTACTCCTAAGATGCACACGATGGTGCCGATCATGGAAGAAGTTGAATGGTTTAATTGAGGGGTGGCAACAGCTTCTGACTGACGGCATGGTCGTCCACCTCTGCGTGAGATGGAATGATTAACATGATGGTTTTGAGAATTTTTAGAACTTTCAGGGGCACCCATCTTTGCAACCGCACACAGGCGAATTGAAAAGAAGAGGTACTGTTCTTGTGGTCTGTAGACAACATATTTCTGAACACATGCATTGACGAAAGATTTGTAGGAGAGCAAATTACAACGAAACTAAATAATAATTAATTCAGGAGAGGTAACAAATATGAGGTGCTATGTGATCAGCCAATGCAAATACAAACTTAAGAGCAGGAGATAAGATTAGCGAACAGGAGAGGATATTATATTTGCGTACCAACGGAAGTAGGTGCTCTGCAACGCCTGCAGTTAGTACACGTGATGATAGGTGGTGTTTCCTAGATTCAGCTAGCAGACCACAAAATGAATAAATCCGATGATTCTTGAGCGAGCTGACCGGCAATGCCAAAAATTTAAAGAAATCCGGTGGCGCTGAGGTACCAATAGTCATAATCGATCCAAGAAAATGGTCAGCAGGGCCAAACTTGGAGCAGAGCTCAACCTGCCAGATTGGGAATAGACAGTGAGAGATTGAAAAAATAGAGAAGAAATTAGTATGGGGCGCGAGCAGTACCAGCTTTGAGGCCGGTGGCAGCGGTGGTGGGGCGAGCAGGGTGTCCTGATTGAATCTTATCGCAGCATGGCCTTCTTTATATGTTAGGGGCAGCGGCGGCAGATGAGTTGCTTCGAACAGTTTCCAGCGGTGATTCATGGAATTTATGAAGCATTTTCATCAGCATTATGTGGAGGAGGCTAGAGGTCGCTGGTGGATCATTGGGAGGCGGAGGACGGAAGGTCGCGCCGGCTGAGGAAGAGGAAGAGCGGCTCTGCCTTTTTTTTCGAGTACATGTTGAACGGTTGAGGGAGCCAGAAAATCGTTCCAGCCCATGTCGTTCGATCCAGGTACGAAGAAAGAAGCAACAAAGCAAGGTGACGCGAGGCGGGACTTACGCTGTGGGACTAAAGTGCTGACGTGGCTTCACGAAAATGCAGGAAAATGTGGTAGTGGGGGGTTCCTATTAAGAGATAAAAGATTCATCATAGTTAATTACTTGTGTTATGTTTATCAATTATTTGTTTACTGCCCATGCGTGaaaatatatgttgtgtttgggtTTTGTACCCACCCATCCAGGGATCCATTCATGGACCGGGCCCTATTATCAGTTTGTTGGCCCATCCAAGGCGAGTTCAAACTAGTAGCAAGGGTATCATTAGCTAGAGACAGTCCTTCACAAAGCAAAACGTCACTCCGCATGTCACAATATAGATTGACGTGTGACATCTCACGTGATGCAAGCGAGTTCAACGCCGTGCGGCGAGGCATCACGCGCGACGAGTACCCGTTGCATGTATCTATCGGATAATTAGTAGGAATTCAACGCCGTGCGGCGAGGCATCACGCGCAACGAGTACCGTCTATCGGATAATTAGTAGGAAGAGTAAAATACATGAGACATCATGGAACTTGTCCTTGTAAATCAGTTTAGTCACTGTACTCAGAAAAGTTTAATTTACAGTCATCAAAGTCGCAATGTAGGTTCATGTACCATCACCGTGACAGATGTGGTTACGTATTTGATGACGTGGCAGCGTGGGACCCATATGGTAGTGGCATTACCGTCCCAACTGGTGTACTTTTTACAGGACATGATATAAAGATCTCTTATTTCTTAAAAACACCCAACCCGTTGAGAAGGTTTGGTTCCCTTCGTTGCCGCCTCAAGCCCCAAATCTGGCGACGCCGCTGTTGGATTAGCATGCTGACGTGAGCCCCTTCCCCACCACGCCAACACTGCATCGAATCCCCACCCGGCGTTCTATTCTGGACCCCGCAGCCCACGCTCGCCTGGCCGGAGGAGTCACGAGAGCACCAAGGCAACGCCAGGGTTGACGACAGAGATGGCCGAACATGTCTCGGAGGAACAGAGGAACACGTAGGTGCTTGGGGAGGACATCGGCATGATCCTATGGGCTCCACTGAGTCCATCCGGTCGAGCAGgagccacagggtggccaaaagAGAAGATCATTTAGCGGCGTAGGGTAGCCGAAGGCAGAGAAGATGGCGACCAATCAGTAGATACAGACGCCACAACTTAATTCTTTCGGCATGGAAGACCAAGAGGAGCAAGGGGGAGCTTCTAGGTAGCATGTGTCTGGGATCGCGGTGGTCGCCACCGGCGCCGCGCTGTGGTACAACCTCACTACAGCGAACGCGTGACGCACGATGGAGGCGgcagctgacataggcatcccaaatgggcctgccgaagatggtacccggggtttactggaggcccaatacccgaagaataagaagattcgggagcccaagatttactaaggaaagatagagttgtaatagaaattgttgtttgtaatctggcgggacgagttagaaaccgtcccggactctgtaaacttgtatagcacgaatccctcggcttcacctcatatataagggggagtcgagggacaaaaagAATCAactgaatcattgtctgcaaaccctagttttcacaatcgtcgagtacttttcggctgaaaccttcgagatctacttaccctctacttctaactaaaccctagcctacaatccataggcattgacaagttaatcccttgtcaattggcgccgtctgtgggaattagaggcgtaaggagctgatctcgatggcacgctcaagatcttcgacatcgtcaaccgcaagcaacacaatggatcgaggtaaacagatcgctactggtcttgtcgattttgttcctcacccaccctcccgtttggatgcatatgcgtatctggcggagcccatggagatgacgttcggaaggttccactttcgcgtcgagaaggaaggatcgtatcgtgtcgaaattccgatttcgtcgggatcatcagtggccgattccgatttttcaagctatgcatcgtcaaacgagtcaggagaagaagaaacctcggcgacacgctacgtcagtatcagagcaagagagaaactcgccaagatcttcaacgacatatcgtttgagtcatctgcggactcgtatataagcgatggctcaagcgatgtcgacagtaatgacttcatcgacaaatctctcacagtgggcaaggtcctcatcaatctcaacgatgatgtcaccaaacccaacatagatctgagtacaaggtatcatcagatttacgccattgaaggtca
This Lolium perenne isolate Kyuss_39 chromosome 1, Kyuss_2.0, whole genome shotgun sequence DNA region includes the following protein-coding sequences:
- the LOC127306063 gene encoding obtusifoliol 14-alpha demethylase isoform X1 yields the protein MFSQCQSGKDVDMSVLVALLVVTVFSIIPALVSKISNRRVHTSDSSPPRPPVVKGTDLLKIFPSLCRKDPEAILAYLYNKFGSVFTVRFLWKRITFLVGHEVSVPFFHALDSEISQGNFSEFTVPMFGKGHGYAVDQATRAEQSRFVMDSLRPAQLRSYVDPMLREVEEYFAKWGDEGVVDLKHEFTQVLMLIASRCLLGSEVRDKIFGEFYALFADIEGGVNVVSFLFPYIPVPVNNRRDRAQAKLAEILCAIVRSRKSCNRVEDDMLQRLIDSRYRDGRPTTEGEVSGMIIGLLFAGKHTSAIASSWTGACLLTHPNSLRAALEEQKQVMRKYKDGKVDWNALSDMEILHSCIKEAGRMYPAAPLLLRKALQSFIVQTKEGNEYDIPAGDTLAHPVILTSKLSHVYKDPEMFDPDRFRYGREEDKVGGRHSYTVFGGGRHACAGEAYGFMQIKIIWSHLLRNFELKLTSSFPKKDWSKFVVEPKCKIMVSYKRCRM
- the LOC127306063 gene encoding obtusifoliol 14-alpha demethylase isoform X2, with the protein product MSVLVALLVVTVFSIIPALVSKISNRRVHTSDSSPPRPPVVKGTDLLKIFPSLCRKDPEAILAYLYNKFGSVFTVRFLWKRITFLVGHEVSVPFFHALDSEISQGNFSEFTVPMFGKGHGYAVDQATRAEQSRFVMDSLRPAQLRSYVDPMLREVEEYFAKWGDEGVVDLKHEFTQVLMLIASRCLLGSEVRDKIFGEFYALFADIEGGVNVVSFLFPYIPVPVNNRRDRAQAKLAEILCAIVRSRKSCNRVEDDMLQRLIDSRYRDGRPTTEGEVSGMIIGLLFAGKHTSAIASSWTGACLLTHPNSLRAALEEQKQVMRKYKDGKVDWNALSDMEILHSCIKEAGRMYPAAPLLLRKALQSFIVQTKEGNEYDIPAGDTLAHPVILTSKLSHVYKDPEMFDPDRFRYGREEDKVGGRHSYTVFGGGRHACAGEAYGFMQIKIIWSHLLRNFELKLTSSFPKKDWSKFVVEPKCKIMVSYKRCRM